A stretch of the Snodgrassella alvi genome encodes the following:
- the atoD gene encoding acetate CoA-transferase subunit alpha — protein MKTKQLSLADVKNHLWDGMTIMFGGFMGIGTPARLVQAILDAGVKDLTIIGNDTAFVETGVGPLITHNRVKKVITSHIGTNPETGKKMIAGEIEVELVPQGTLAERIRAAGAGLGGVLTPTGLGTVVEEGKQKIEVNGREFLLELPLEADLAIVEAKTADKLGNLVYELAAQNFNPLVALAAKTVIVEANNVVEVGAITPDAAITPAALIDYIVYPA, from the coding sequence ATGAAAACGAAACAGCTCAGTTTGGCAGATGTGAAAAATCATCTGTGGGATGGCATGACAATTATGTTTGGCGGTTTTATGGGTATAGGTACGCCTGCCAGATTAGTACAGGCCATTCTGGATGCAGGGGTGAAAGATTTAACGATTATTGGCAATGACACGGCATTTGTGGAAACCGGTGTAGGGCCGTTGATTACGCATAATCGGGTGAAAAAAGTAATTACTTCCCACATTGGTACCAATCCGGAAACTGGTAAAAAAATGATTGCCGGCGAGATTGAGGTGGAGCTGGTGCCGCAGGGTACTTTGGCTGAGCGTATTCGCGCAGCCGGTGCTGGTCTGGGCGGAGTGCTGACGCCAACAGGGCTGGGAACGGTGGTTGAGGAAGGTAAGCAGAAAATTGAGGTGAATGGGCGCGAGTTTCTGCTGGAACTGCCTCTGGAGGCTGACTTGGCTATTGTGGAAGCCAAAACGGCCGATAAGCTGGGTAATTTGGTGTATGAGCTGGCGGCGCAGAATTTCAATCCGCTGGTTGCTCTGGCGGCGAAAACGGTAATTGTGGAAGCGAATAACGTGGTTGAAGTAGGCGCAATTACACCAGATGCAGCGATTACGCCAGCAGCACTGATTGATTATATTGTTTATCCAGCATAG
- a CDS encoding LysR family transcriptional regulator codes for MNISIKQIKAFLALVEEDNFTRAAQKIHLSQPAFSSLIANLEQEIGYRLFDRDTRKVRLNENGIHFIKLARELMFAYERTTKEIRSHANAYQEKLILAVMPSIVVQWVSQLLATFHHRHANIKVELLDTQWDLCLQALLQGHAELALTAKSPSLTEISSEFLFSDKFHLICHINHPLACKDNIQLKDLLEYDMIGFTKGTSIRHYVDKIVDLFGINYVVEVSQLTTMMGLVAANYGIGLVPRLTLFQFEHNNLVVKDVQDMNLERSIYLIKHKERKLSAQAENFYYHIKANIFSD; via the coding sequence ATGAATATATCAATCAAACAGATAAAAGCTTTTCTCGCATTGGTCGAAGAAGACAATTTCACCCGGGCCGCACAGAAAATTCATTTATCTCAGCCTGCGTTCAGCAGCCTTATAGCTAATTTAGAACAGGAAATCGGCTACCGCCTGTTTGACAGAGATACCCGCAAAGTTCGCCTAAATGAAAACGGTATCCACTTCATCAAACTGGCACGTGAACTCATGTTTGCTTACGAACGAACAACCAAAGAAATACGTTCTCATGCCAATGCCTATCAGGAAAAACTAATACTCGCAGTCATGCCCTCCATCGTCGTGCAATGGGTGTCGCAGCTGCTGGCCACCTTTCATCACCGGCATGCCAACATCAAAGTCGAACTGTTAGACACACAATGGGACTTATGCCTACAAGCTTTATTACAAGGACACGCCGAGCTGGCCTTAACCGCCAAATCCCCGTCTTTAACAGAAATATCATCTGAATTTCTTTTTTCAGATAAATTTCATCTTATTTGTCATATAAACCATCCATTGGCGTGCAAAGACAATATCCAACTCAAAGATCTACTGGAATACGACATGATAGGCTTCACCAAAGGCACTAGCATCCGCCACTATGTCGATAAAATCGTTGATTTATTTGGAATTAATTATGTAGTTGAAGTCAGTCAACTCACCACCATGATGGGGCTGGTTGCAGCAAACTATGGCATTGGACTGGTGCCCAGACTGACCTTATTTCAGTTTGAGCACAATAATCTGGTCGTCAAAGACGTACAAGACATGAATCTGGAACGATCCATATATCTGATAAAACACAAAGAACGAAAACTCTCAGCACAGGCGGAGAATTTTTACTACCATATCAAAGCCAATATCTTCAGCGATTAA
- the tkt gene encoding transketolase, whose amino-acid sequence MASHLANAIRFLAMDAIQQANSGHPGAPMGMAEMATVLWREFLQHNPANPKFYNRDRFILSNGHASMLLYSLLHLSGYNLSIEDLKNFRQLHSKTPGHPEYGYTDGVETTTGPLGQGIGNAVGMALAEKILAARFNKPGFNIMDHYTYVFVGDGCLMEGISHEVCSLAGTLKLGKLIVLYDDNNISIDGKVDNWFSENIPERFAAYGWHTVANVDGHDEVAIRAAITAAKAETDKPSIICCKTKIGKGAANKEGSHKTHGAPLGAEEIAATRTALNWTHAPFTIPQEIYDDWNAAAAGAKLEQDWQDLFSRYQQQYPAEATEFMRRMDSKLPENYDAHVQKALNDICNKAEKVATRKASQNSIEILAEILPELVGGSADLTPSNLTDWSGSTSITPSDSGNYIHYGVREFGMAAIMNGLSLHGGIKPFGATFLMFSEYARNALRMAALMRINPVFVFTHDSIGLGEDGPTHQPVEQIATLRLIPNMSVWRPCDSAESLVAWADAVAAENHPSCLIFSRQGLPFMPRTSQQLADIRRGGYVLKTANEKTTQAVLIATGSEVELAINAQSKLAEMGIGTTVVSMPNTNIFDRQDKAYRDSVLPAGIPRIAIEAGVSDSWYKYVGNNGAIIGINRFGESAPAEQLFKEFGFTVEQVVDVVKRLI is encoded by the coding sequence ATGGCATCACATCTGGCTAACGCAATTCGCTTTCTAGCAATGGACGCAATTCAACAGGCTAACTCCGGCCACCCTGGTGCACCAATGGGCATGGCCGAAATGGCAACTGTACTTTGGCGCGAATTCCTGCAACACAACCCGGCAAATCCTAAATTCTACAACCGTGACCGCTTCATTTTATCCAATGGCCACGCCTCCATGTTGCTGTACAGCCTGCTGCATCTGAGCGGCTACAACCTCAGCATAGAAGACCTGAAAAACTTTCGTCAGCTGCATAGCAAAACACCCGGCCACCCCGAGTATGGCTACACTGATGGCGTCGAAACCACCACTGGTCCTCTGGGACAGGGCATCGGTAATGCAGTTGGTATGGCATTAGCCGAAAAAATTCTGGCAGCCCGATTCAACAAACCCGGCTTCAACATCATGGATCATTACACCTACGTTTTCGTCGGTGATGGCTGCTTAATGGAAGGTATCTCTCACGAAGTATGTTCACTGGCCGGCACCCTCAAACTAGGCAAACTAATTGTTTTATATGATGACAATAACATTTCCATTGATGGCAAAGTAGACAACTGGTTTAGCGAAAACATTCCTGAACGCTTTGCTGCTTACGGCTGGCACACCGTGGCCAATGTAGACGGCCATGATGAAGTCGCCATCCGCGCAGCCATCACCGCCGCCAAAGCCGAAACTGATAAACCATCTATCATATGTTGCAAAACCAAAATCGGAAAAGGTGCAGCTAATAAAGAGGGTAGCCATAAAACCCACGGCGCCCCACTAGGTGCCGAAGAAATTGCCGCTACACGGACAGCCCTTAACTGGACACATGCGCCCTTTACCATTCCACAGGAAATCTACGACGATTGGAATGCAGCAGCAGCCGGCGCAAAACTGGAGCAGGACTGGCAAGATTTATTTAGCCGTTACCAGCAGCAATATCCGGCCGAAGCTACAGAATTCATGCGCCGTATGGATAGCAAACTGCCAGAAAATTACGACGCCCATGTACAAAAAGCCTTGAACGACATATGCAACAAAGCTGAAAAAGTTGCTACTCGCAAAGCCAGTCAGAACAGTATCGAAATTCTGGCAGAGATTCTGCCAGAATTAGTTGGCGGTTCTGCAGATCTTACACCCTCAAACCTGACCGACTGGTCCGGCAGTACCTCTATAACGCCCTCAGATAGCGGCAATTATATTCACTATGGCGTGCGCGAATTTGGTATGGCTGCCATCATGAATGGCCTCAGCCTACACGGCGGCATCAAGCCGTTTGGCGCCACCTTCCTAATGTTCAGCGAATATGCACGTAATGCCCTGCGCATGGCAGCACTGATGCGTATCAATCCGGTATTCGTATTTACTCACGACTCAATTGGCTTAGGAGAGGACGGCCCTACACACCAACCTGTGGAACAAATCGCTACCTTACGCCTCATTCCGAATATGAGTGTATGGCGTCCGTGCGACAGCGCAGAATCATTGGTGGCCTGGGCTGATGCCGTAGCTGCTGAAAACCACCCAAGCTGCTTAATTTTCAGCCGTCAGGGATTACCTTTTATGCCAAGAACCAGCCAGCAGCTAGCAGATATACGCCGTGGCGGATACGTGTTAAAAACCGCAAATGAAAAAACAACACAGGCCGTACTGATTGCCACTGGTTCCGAAGTTGAACTAGCCATTAATGCGCAAAGCAAACTAGCCGAAATGGGCATAGGCACTACCGTTGTCTCTATGCCCAATACCAATATCTTCGACAGGCAAGATAAAGCATATCGCGACAGTGTCTTACCAGCCGGCATACCTCGTATTGCCATAGAAGCTGGCGTCAGTGATTCTTGGTACAAATACGTAGGCAACAATGGAGCCATTATCGGCATCAACCGCTTTGGTGAATCTGCGCCTGCAGAGCAACTCTTCAAAGAATTTGGCTTTACCGTTGAGCAAGTAGTTGATGTGGTTAAACGCCTAATTTAA
- a CDS encoding M20 aminoacylase family protein encodes MKAVREMVEAELDTFVQLRHDIHQHPELAFAENRTSDLVAGMLEQWGYQVERGIGGTGLVAQLRVGDGSKSVGIRADMDALPILEESGVTHSSKHEGKMHACGHDGHTTMLLAAAKVLASRKAFNGTLNLIFQPAEEYGKSGSGAMQMIADGLFEKYPCDAVYGMHNMPGYPQGELHFYDGWMMASSDVATITVKGVGGHGAKPHNTHDPIVAASSIVMALQTIVSRNVNPLDSAVVTVGMFHAGVANNVIPEQAELKLTVRCFKPEVRKMLQERIEAIAHAQAQSFNVVASVDYQHGYAPVFNTSKETQFARDVARDVVAEEDIVDQTQPMAGSEDFAFMLEKCPGSYLFIGNGLKEKDAASGFDLHNPYYDFNDKNIVIGATYWVALAERFLK; translated from the coding sequence ATGAAAGCAGTTAGGGAAATGGTAGAGGCTGAATTGGATACTTTTGTTCAGTTGCGTCATGATATTCATCAACACCCTGAGCTGGCTTTTGCTGAAAATCGTACCAGTGATCTGGTTGCTGGTATGTTGGAGCAATGGGGTTATCAAGTTGAGCGAGGAATTGGAGGCACCGGTTTAGTTGCCCAGCTTCGTGTTGGTGATGGTTCAAAGAGTGTTGGTATTCGTGCTGATATGGATGCCCTTCCGATTTTGGAAGAAAGTGGTGTGACGCATTCGAGTAAACATGAAGGGAAGATGCATGCCTGTGGTCATGATGGGCATACGACGATGTTGTTGGCAGCAGCGAAAGTGCTGGCAAGTAGAAAGGCGTTTAATGGAACGCTGAATTTGATTTTTCAGCCGGCTGAAGAGTATGGTAAATCGGGTAGCGGCGCAATGCAGATGATTGCTGACGGCCTTTTTGAAAAATATCCGTGTGATGCGGTATATGGTATGCACAATATGCCTGGTTATCCTCAAGGTGAATTGCATTTTTATGATGGCTGGATGATGGCTTCTTCTGATGTGGCTACGATTACGGTTAAAGGGGTAGGTGGTCACGGGGCGAAACCGCATAATACGCACGACCCTATTGTGGCTGCTTCTTCTATTGTGATGGCTTTGCAGACGATTGTGTCTCGTAATGTAAATCCGCTTGATTCAGCAGTGGTGACTGTGGGTATGTTCCATGCAGGTGTAGCCAATAATGTGATACCGGAACAAGCTGAATTAAAGCTGACTGTGCGTTGTTTTAAGCCGGAAGTACGTAAGATGTTGCAGGAACGTATTGAGGCTATAGCTCATGCTCAGGCACAAAGTTTTAATGTGGTGGCTTCTGTGGATTATCAACATGGTTATGCTCCTGTATTTAACACGAGTAAGGAAACACAATTTGCCCGTGATGTTGCCCGTGATGTGGTTGCAGAAGAAGATATTGTAGACCAGACGCAACCTATGGCTGGTAGTGAAGATTTTGCGTTTATGCTGGAAAAGTGTCCGGGAAGTTATTTATTTATTGGTAATGGTCTGAAGGAAAAGGATGCTGCTTCTGGTTTTGATCTGCATAATCCTTATTATGATTTTAATGATAAGAATATTGTTATTGGTGCCACTTACTGGGTAGCGCTGGCAGAACGATTTTTAAAATAA
- a CDS encoding ComEA family DNA-binding protein — translation MRKMIVLLTLLLTMVSARAAVNINSATAQQLQSLPHIGAVKAQAIVEYRNEHGPFVSTADIMKVKGIGKATYEKLRYEISVSGSSAQPAEFSSATGQRRARPATAGK, via the coding sequence ATGCGGAAGATGATTGTGCTGCTGACATTATTGTTAACTATGGTTTCGGCGCGGGCGGCGGTAAATATTAATTCTGCTACAGCGCAGCAGCTACAATCCTTACCGCATATTGGAGCGGTTAAAGCGCAGGCAATTGTGGAATATCGGAATGAACATGGTCCTTTTGTTTCTACAGCAGATATTATGAAGGTGAAAGGTATAGGTAAAGCTACTTATGAAAAGTTGCGGTATGAAATTAGTGTGAGCGGTAGTAGTGCTCAGCCTGCTGAATTCTCTTCTGCAACTGGCCAGCGTCGTGCCCGTCCGGCTACTGCTGGAAAATAA
- a CDS encoding acyclic terpene utilization AtuA family protein, protein MKKIRIGCGAGYAGDRIEPAVELAEKGNIQYLVFECLAERTIAIGQRQKKHNPDAGFNELLGARMRAVLPACLEKGIRIVTNMGSANPRAAAKLTAEIARSLGAKNLKIAIIEGDDVFEQVMQQDLLLDEQQKPVSQCGKKIVSANAYIGAEPMVQALANGADIVIAGRVSDPSLFLSIMMHEFQWAADDWAHLGKGTILGHLLECAGQITGGYFADPGYRYVPDLARLGFPIAEISADGDAVITKVEGSGGMVTPDTCKEQMLYEIHRPDEYKTPDVTADFSQVTFTQVGKDRVAVSGGTGRARPETLKVSVGYEDGFIGEGEMSYAGPGAVERGRLALDIVKERFAITAVQPQEVRFDLIGVDSLHGATLSRNSQPYEVRVRVAGRFETKAAAAVVGNEVEALYTNGPAGGGGAMKSVKEIVAMDSTYIPRNLVTTSIDYLEV, encoded by the coding sequence ATGAAAAAAATCAGAATTGGTTGCGGTGCCGGATATGCCGGCGACCGGATTGAGCCGGCGGTTGAGTTGGCTGAAAAAGGGAATATTCAGTATCTGGTGTTTGAATGTTTGGCTGAGCGGACGATTGCGATTGGTCAGCGCCAGAAAAAACACAATCCGGATGCTGGTTTTAATGAATTGCTGGGTGCACGTATGCGGGCGGTATTGCCGGCCTGTCTGGAAAAGGGCATTAGGATTGTGACCAATATGGGTTCTGCCAATCCGCGGGCTGCTGCGAAGTTAACTGCTGAGATTGCGCGTTCGCTAGGCGCTAAAAATCTGAAAATTGCGATTATTGAAGGTGATGATGTTTTTGAACAGGTCATGCAGCAGGATTTGTTGCTGGATGAGCAGCAAAAACCAGTTTCACAATGTGGCAAGAAAATTGTTTCTGCTAATGCCTATATTGGTGCGGAACCAATGGTGCAGGCGCTGGCTAACGGGGCGGATATTGTGATTGCAGGCCGTGTTTCTGACCCGTCTTTATTCCTGTCTATTATGATGCATGAGTTTCAATGGGCAGCGGATGATTGGGCGCATCTGGGTAAAGGCACGATTCTGGGACATTTGTTGGAATGTGCCGGCCAAATTACCGGTGGCTATTTTGCTGACCCAGGCTATCGTTATGTACCTGATCTGGCACGTTTAGGCTTTCCAATTGCTGAAATCAGTGCGGATGGTGATGCGGTGATTACTAAAGTTGAAGGTTCTGGCGGTATGGTGACGCCTGATACTTGTAAAGAACAGATGCTGTATGAAATTCACCGGCCGGATGAGTATAAAACGCCGGATGTGACTGCTGATTTCAGTCAGGTAACGTTTACTCAGGTGGGTAAGGATCGTGTGGCGGTATCAGGCGGTACCGGCCGTGCGCGTCCAGAAACGTTGAAGGTGTCTGTGGGTTATGAGGATGGCTTTATTGGTGAAGGTGAGATGAGCTATGCCGGCCCTGGTGCGGTTGAGCGTGGTCGTTTGGCTTTGGACATTGTGAAAGAACGTTTTGCGATTACTGCTGTGCAGCCACAAGAGGTTCGTTTCGATTTAATCGGAGTGGATTCTTTGCATGGGGCGACGTTGTCTCGGAATAGTCAGCCTTACGAGGTGCGTGTACGTGTGGCCGGCCGTTTTGAAACGAAAGCTGCTGCTGCGGTGGTGGGTAATGAAGTGGAAGCTTTGTATACCAATGGTCCTGCTGGCGGTGGTGGTGCAATGAAGTCTGTCAAAGAAATTGTGGCGATGGATTCTACTTATATTCCGCGTAATCTGGTGACAACCAGCATTGACTATCTGGAGGTTTGA
- a CDS encoding MFS transporter, producing the protein MNTGQEAVEHKKPPAKAIAAAVAGNALEFYDFIIYSFFSVYIAKSFFPNDDKFISLLTAVAVYGVGFFTRPLGGLLIGTYADKKGRRAAMILTVTLITIGTLGLAATPSYESIGIAAPIIVLLARLVQGLALGGEVGPASSMLIESAPPNQRAFYASWQMASQGIAVAVGGVVGYVVSATLSSEQLASWGWRIPFLVSLALIPIAVYIRRALPETLEKPAYHSDSQIIKIIFTRYRKEVILGILALMSTAITAQVGNYMTTFAINTLELNPAVAQISTVLGGVMMFLFSLLAGFLADKYGRKSIMLWPRVALMLLIVPMFYMLVKTESVAMLLLVTMTVTLLTGMSGASSLVAIPEMMPIALRATGVSLIYAIGVTLFGGTAQFVLTWLIEHFGAVSPAYYVVVTSVFSIIAMLMMPETRHVNVKD; encoded by the coding sequence ATGAATACAGGCCAAGAGGCTGTTGAACACAAGAAGCCACCGGCGAAAGCGATAGCTGCGGCAGTAGCGGGTAATGCACTAGAATTTTACGATTTTATTATTTATTCGTTTTTCTCTGTTTATATTGCAAAGTCTTTTTTTCCAAATGATGATAAATTTATCAGCTTGCTGACTGCTGTGGCTGTTTATGGTGTAGGTTTTTTTACTCGTCCTCTTGGTGGACTGTTAATTGGTACTTATGCAGATAAAAAAGGGCGAAGAGCGGCCATGATTTTAACGGTAACGTTAATTACGATTGGTACGCTGGGACTGGCTGCTACGCCTAGTTATGAAAGTATCGGTATTGCTGCACCAATTATTGTGCTGTTGGCTCGTCTAGTACAAGGTTTGGCGCTAGGTGGAGAGGTTGGTCCGGCTTCGTCTATGCTTATCGAATCAGCGCCTCCTAATCAACGCGCTTTTTATGCCAGCTGGCAAATGGCTAGTCAGGGTATTGCAGTGGCTGTAGGCGGAGTGGTGGGTTATGTTGTTTCTGCTACACTGAGTTCCGAGCAGTTGGCTAGTTGGGGATGGCGTATACCATTTCTGGTGAGTCTGGCATTAATTCCGATTGCCGTTTATATTCGCCGTGCTTTACCGGAAACTTTGGAAAAACCAGCCTATCATAGTGATTCTCAGATAATAAAGATAATATTCACGCGTTATCGAAAAGAGGTTATTCTGGGTATTTTAGCTTTGATGTCGACTGCTATTACGGCTCAGGTTGGCAATTATATGACTACTTTTGCTATTAATACGCTTGAGTTGAATCCGGCAGTTGCTCAAATTAGTACTGTTTTGGGCGGGGTAATGATGTTTCTGTTTTCTCTGCTAGCCGGTTTTCTGGCTGATAAATATGGGCGCAAAAGTATTATGCTCTGGCCACGTGTGGCTTTGATGTTGCTGATTGTGCCAATGTTTTATATGTTGGTAAAAACTGAAAGTGTGGCAATGTTGTTGCTGGTGACGATGACAGTTACGTTGTTAACAGGAATGAGTGGTGCCAGTAGTTTGGTGGCAATTCCAGAAATGATGCCGATTGCGTTGCGCGCAACGGGTGTATCGTTAATTTATGCGATTGGCGTGACATTGTTCGGAGGTACGGCGCAGTTTGTGTTAACCTGGTTAATAGAGCATTTTGGTGCAGTCTCCCCTGCTTATTATGTGGTGGTTACCAGTGTATTTTCTATCATAGCGATGTTGATGATGCCAGAAACGCGCCATGTTAATGTAAAAGATTGA
- a CDS encoding CitMHS family transporter, with translation MLALIGILTIATLLFCIMSKRLSPIVALITIPILGAVVALYAVPLFDGGQEIVPHYTTIPKMVVAGIAKLAPMAAMFVFAIIFFGVVSDAGMFDPIIAKILKVVGTSPKKIIIGTGVLALIAHLDGNGAVTFLITVPAMLPLYDKLGIDKRILAGITALSAGVNFLPWTGPMIRAAAALDVSTHDLFTPLIPAQICGLAFMVFMGWYWGRKEERRLGLAGATASAGGDENAVTHFAPKELTEEERKLRRPHLFWPNIILVVLVITGMVATKIPPVVIFMVACCIALTLNYRKPAEQSARINAHAKGALMMASILFAAGVFTGIMGESGMLKAMAVSAGHFVPDALSSHIPFIVSLIAMPLSLVFDPDSYYFGIMPVVANIGGFPPIEVAQASLLGQMTTGFPVSPLTPATFLLCSLCGVDLADHQRFSIPVLWLASIVMAIGAVVTGVFPL, from the coding sequence ATGCTGGCTTTAATAGGCATATTAACTATTGCAACTTTGCTGTTTTGTATTATGAGCAAGCGGCTATCGCCGATTGTCGCTTTAATTACGATTCCGATTCTGGGAGCGGTGGTTGCGCTTTATGCTGTGCCATTGTTTGATGGTGGTCAGGAAATTGTGCCACATTACACCACGATTCCTAAGATGGTGGTGGCGGGGATTGCGAAACTGGCACCGATGGCGGCTATGTTCGTGTTTGCCATTATTTTCTTTGGTGTGGTAAGCGATGCGGGGATGTTTGATCCGATTATTGCCAAAATTCTAAAGGTTGTCGGTACCAGTCCGAAGAAAATCATTATCGGTACGGGTGTGCTGGCGCTGATTGCGCATTTGGATGGTAATGGTGCGGTGACTTTTCTGATTACTGTGCCGGCGATGCTGCCTTTGTATGACAAGTTGGGCATCGATAAAAGAATTCTGGCCGGTATTACGGCATTGAGTGCAGGTGTAAATTTTCTGCCTTGGACGGGGCCGATGATTCGCGCTGCGGCTGCTTTGGATGTATCGACGCATGATTTGTTTACGCCTTTGATTCCTGCACAGATTTGCGGTTTGGCATTCATGGTATTTATGGGCTGGTACTGGGGTCGTAAGGAAGAACGGCGTTTGGGGCTGGCTGGAGCTACAGCCAGTGCTGGTGGTGATGAAAATGCGGTAACGCATTTTGCGCCTAAAGAGCTGACTGAGGAAGAACGCAAACTGCGTCGTCCGCATTTATTCTGGCCGAATATTATTCTGGTGGTTTTGGTGATTACCGGTATGGTGGCCACTAAGATTCCGCCGGTTGTTATTTTTATGGTGGCCTGCTGTATTGCGCTGACGCTGAATTACCGTAAACCGGCTGAGCAATCTGCGCGAATTAATGCGCATGCTAAGGGTGCGCTGATGATGGCTTCGATTTTGTTTGCGGCAGGTGTGTTCACGGGCATTATGGGTGAATCCGGCATGCTTAAGGCGATGGCGGTTTCTGCTGGTCATTTTGTGCCTGATGCGCTTTCTTCTCATATTCCGTTTATTGTCAGTCTGATTGCGATGCCGCTGAGTCTGGTATTTGATCCTGATTCTTATTATTTCGGCATTATGCCGGTAGTGGCGAATATTGGCGGTTTCCCGCCGATTGAGGTGGCACAGGCTTCTTTGCTGGGACAGATGACTACAGGTTTTCCGGTAAGTCCGCTGACGCCTGCTACTTTTCTCTTATGCAGTCTGTGTGGTGTGGATCTGGCCGATCATCAGAGATTCAGTATTCCGGTTTTGTGGCTGGCTTCTATTGTGATGGCGATTGGTGCAGTGGTGACGGGTGTATTCCCGCTGTAA
- a CDS encoding UbiA family prenyltransferase, translating to MQESSHPLVVDLDGTLILTDSLHETLIALIKIKPYVIFKLIKLCFHSKVELKKFVYEQTGYRAEQMPYRQELLEYIWHEKQNGRKIYLATAAYEGIAEKTANYLQCFDDVIATNSRQNLKGINKLNAIQEKIGQEFVYAGDNVADLVIWKEACGAIVVGKKVNQLTLKIQQSGTPVLKKWENTGFSINTWMKAIRIHQWLKNILLFVPLLTAFQFFDLHKLFTTFVGFVAFSLGASATYILNDLWDIENDRVHSNKMQRPFASGKLSIVQGITASLVLLIIAAIIAINISWMFFSVFLLYLLITTIYSLRLKQIILLDIIILSVLYTIRIFAGGVVTNIDLSYPLLAFSISIFLSLATVKRCTELIAMPDEKKVIAGRGYIKSDLDILWPLGISTYIGAIILFGLYITASETIVLYHVPALLWLVQLLMIYLIGNLWMMTKRGLMNEDPIVFLIQDKKSLALLALIVGIILLARYL from the coding sequence GTGCAAGAATCTAGTCATCCACTTGTAGTGGATTTAGATGGAACTTTAATTCTGACTGATTCGTTACATGAAACTTTAATAGCCTTGATTAAGATAAAACCTTATGTAATTTTTAAACTGATCAAGTTATGTTTTCATAGCAAGGTAGAATTAAAAAAATTTGTTTATGAGCAGACAGGTTATCGTGCTGAACAAATGCCTTATCGCCAAGAACTACTCGAATATATTTGGCATGAAAAACAAAATGGAAGAAAAATCTATCTAGCCACTGCTGCATATGAGGGTATTGCAGAAAAAACAGCTAACTATCTTCAATGTTTCGATGATGTTATTGCTACTAATTCTAGGCAAAATCTAAAAGGTATTAATAAACTCAATGCCATACAGGAAAAGATTGGTCAAGAATTTGTTTATGCTGGTGATAATGTTGCTGATTTAGTAATCTGGAAGGAAGCATGTGGTGCAATTGTAGTAGGAAAAAAAGTAAATCAATTAACTCTCAAGATTCAACAATCTGGAACACCTGTTTTAAAGAAATGGGAAAATACTGGTTTTAGCATCAATACTTGGATGAAAGCGATTCGCATACATCAATGGCTAAAAAATATTTTACTTTTTGTTCCTCTGTTAACTGCTTTTCAATTCTTTGATTTGCATAAATTATTTACAACTTTTGTCGGATTTGTGGCTTTTTCTTTAGGTGCATCAGCAACTTATATCCTTAACGATTTATGGGACATAGAAAATGATCGTGTCCATAGTAATAAAATGCAGCGCCCTTTTGCATCGGGAAAGTTATCAATCGTACAAGGTATAACAGCCAGTCTAGTACTATTAATCATTGCTGCTATTATTGCTATCAATATTTCTTGGATGTTTTTTAGTGTTTTTTTATTATATTTATTGATAACTACTATATATAGTTTGAGATTAAAACAAATTATATTGCTTGATATTATAATTTTGTCTGTTCTGTATACCATCCGAATTTTTGCTGGAGGTGTGGTTACAAATATTGATTTAAGCTATCCGCTTTTAGCTTTTTCAATTTCTATTTTTTTAAGTCTAGCTACAGTTAAACGTTGTACTGAGCTGATTGCTATGCCAGATGAAAAAAAAGTAATTGCTGGTAGGGGGTATATTAAATCTGATTTGGATATACTTTGGCCTTTGGGTATAAGTACCTATATCGGAGCCATTATTCTATTTGGTCTATACATCACTGCGTCTGAAACAATTGTTCTTTATCATGTCCCCGCTTTATTGTGGTTGGTGCAGCTCCTCATGATTTATTTGATAGGTAACTTATGGATGATGACAAAACGTGGTTTGATGAATGAAGATCCAATTGTTTTTTTAATTCAGGATAAAAAAAGCCTAGCTTTGCTGGCTTTAATTGTAGGTATCATATTATTGGCTAGATATTTATAA